The sequence TCACATAGTGTTTCCCTTGGCTTTCTTCACTGCTGGAAATTGAAGCACCACTGTTGACGTACACCTCTTGAGTGCCTGGTAGCTTGCGATACAGTCCGAGAACGAGGTTGTTCTTGTCCAGCTGGAGGTTGTACAAATCTTGGAACGTCTTGCCGTCATACTCTTCTGAATTGAGGGGAACGCCCACAATCTGACAGGTTGCCTTGGTGCCCGTACACTGGATCAGGTCTTCCACAAGGTACAAGGTGCCTGGACTGTGGAATGCAGAACTTGTCACAGAGTCCATCATAGAAACTGAAAATGCTTCTCCACACGCAAATGGTTGAGCTTTGTAGATTCTCTCGTCTGGTTCGTCTTCATCTCCAAAGTCGAGGAACTGCACATTAGATTCCTGTCGAAGGTCAGCAATTATCTGGACTTGACGTGTGGCATTTCTCTTGAGGTACTTTTGAATGCTGAGACTGCAGAGGACCACTTCTTTGTCATTGATGGCTGGTTCGTCACTGTCAGCTGAGAGCGTGGTGGTGATGATGCACACACTGCAAGAGTCGATGGAGGCAGCTTGAAGATTTTGAATTCGCAATGGGCATCCTTCAACCACATACACTTCAGGAAAGCTTCGTATGAGCGGCCATTCACGTTTTAAGAATGGTCTTTGACTGACAATGACAACAGATTTCATAGATTGCCTTGGAATATTCTTGTTTCTGAGTGGAAAGAGAAAGTTGTGCAGGCCTAAAAGTGGCGACTTGTCATCAGCAAATACACAGAGCACAAtgtgattttctaaattgggcATAGATTCTGGATCTTTTTCGATTATATCGAAATCAGATTGGAGGAGTGAATCTTGCAGCTTTTTAGGCTCGTGGATGTAGGTACTGAATTGATCGTCAAGTTCTTCGAAATTATCGTCCGTTGAAGGTGTAAAACTGACTACCATGTAGCTCTTGTGTCTGTTCAGGGGGTACTTTCTCGGTAGAGAAGCAACTTCTTTAAGGGGTTCATAACCACTACATAGCTTCGGATTCGCTGCGATCacattatgcatgcaatttgTCATATCTCCATTACATACTTCACAGTAGGAATTGACAACAGCCACTTGACGAATATCCTGTCCAATGAAATAGCCACGAGTGCCATGCAATCCACTTTTCACAACGATGCTGACATCTGAAGGATTTACATGAAATTTACGGAGTTTACCATTTGGTGACTCAAATGCTAACAAGATAAGTTTGAGCTTATTGTAACAAATGTGAGCAGTTTCTTGAAAGTTTTTTCCTTCAAAACTGGGAGAAAAATGTGTGGTGTAAATCTCGTTTGAAGCACCCTCGATGTAATCTTCTTTCCAAGCATTCAGACCTTCAAATGATGTGAGAGCTGGGAAATCAGATGTGTAGAAGAGGTTGGCAATTAGTGTAGAGAATCCAGGACACAGACAGCTCTGAGCCAGTAATCCAAGCTTCAGCTCGTTCAAACAGACAGCAATGTCACTACCAGGATTCCATCCTTCAATGTTCTTGACCTGTTTCTTGCTCGAGCCAAGAAGAAGCTGTATTATCACTGGGATTTCTGTAGTAGTGTTCTTGATAGACACCAATCGCAGAAGGTTGCCGTTATCTTCCTCCAATGGATTGTTTGTGTACTTGTCTGCAAGAATGAAAACAGCAGAGGAACTAAATAGCTTGCTCTTTTGGAGGTGTTTACTGTTAAGAACAGACCCAGCAATATACTGAACTCGAGTGTAGTACGATCTGAGAACATTTTTCAAGTCTGTTTTTGGCCAAGTTGGATGGAGGAAAAGGACATGTGTGTTTGAGTCTCCTCGATCAGGGTGCAGGAAGTCCTTGAGAAACGCCTGAGCAGTAAATGCAGTGATGTGGCCACAAACAATCACATGACGTGAAGCTTTCTTTTTGTCAAACTTTGCATACAGATTTTTAGCTTTAATGCTAGATGCCACATCACTCATTATTGGGAGGAGTGCAGCAAAGAAAGCCAAGCCGATAACAATGTATACCACCATGAATACCTGTCCGAATGCTGTTTTGGGCGTTATATCACCATATCCCACAGTAGTGATGGTAACAATGATGAAATATGCGTAGCTTAGGAACGCAGTGGCATTTTTAGCATCGTGAGGTTCCCAAGGATCATTCGAGTACTCCAATAGATGAAAAATTCCAGTTCCAAACAAGAGTAACACAAAGAAGTACACACCAATAGAAAGGATATCAATGTTATCCTGAGATCGAATTCGAGGAATGAATCTGAACACTGTAATCAACTGAGTTAGCCAGAAGAAGCGAGCAGATCTTAGCCCCAACCAATCCACACCCAGCGTCACGGACACAAAGATATGAGGGAGAGTCAATATATCAGTGATGGTGTAAATATCCAGCCAATATCCAGCTATGTTATTTGTAGCAAACAGTCGAATTACAGCGAAGCCAATGAGTTCAAGAACAACCAAAAGTTCGATGATTTTCTCAGGTGACTCAGAAAGCTCAAAACAGTACTCTACTAGATGAGGAACATATGCACGATACACAGTCAGTATCAAGAAGATGATATTGCAGGCTAACGTTGAAGTAATCAAGATTTTACTAGGGATGGTGTCACCAGAAATGAGCAGTTTGAAATAGCTATTGAATTCCTTTAATCTCTTTGATTTTTGTTGTCCATGAGATGGTCGTTTGTATTTGGTGAAATAGTAGAGGCCGTATACAGAAGAACTGAGACCGAAGCCCACTGCGTAGAGTAACACAGATGCTACAATATACACCCACCAAAGCTCGTATCCTGACAACACTCTACCAATTTCATCGCAGACAATAGTCCGATTGACTAGCATTCTTGTGACTCAATTGCGCGTATTAGTTATTAGTTCTGTGTGTGAGAAAGAATGTCTGACATTTACATTTACAACTATAGTTACTAATTGAATCTTTTACatggggggcccaaaattttatgacaccggctGTCATCTTTTGttagtgcataattatggtatttaGAGGGTCACATTTATTAATTATTGGTCTACTTGGTCATACCACTGGGAAAAACCACAGCTGAGAGACGTACTATACAGGACAGAAATGATTTGATAACAAGGGCAGTAGTGTCTGTTATACATCATTCAATGCTAGTTTGAATATTAGCTGCTTTTTGCTGACGAAAAACCTTAGCGAATGAGCCAAACCAGTagaaaattgaccctttgcaatctaactattgcgttctatCAAGGATCGTGTATAATTACCAACCAGTCATGCAGTATTAGGTACCGTTTTGCACATTTATTTTTGCAAAGTGATCAACATTggcaaagttcgcataattatgtataaattcgcctaaccgttataaaagcgaaaactcagcctgggatcaaggctaataattatagtgctcgAAAAACATTATAGTAATATAatacagtatatgcatgcatggtaaatAATTAATGGCAGACACCATTGGAAGCTATCATGCAAGGCAGTACACAAGCAAGTGAATACatactagctataataatattctcATTCACTCAcccactatagctatagagccAAATGATTCACTTGTTAATTGACAGCAGGCGTCGTACTAGACTCTAGCAGTATTTGAGCCAAATAATTTCTATGTAGGATTGAAACAAACAGTTAAGCTATAATACTGTACTGTTTGTGATATGTGATACTTATGTAGGTACTCAGATAGGTAGCTTGTCAGCATGCCAACAGAAATATCCCACACATGCTCTCCATGGTGACTTTAGATCTAGTTCTAGAGAAATTTGATAGTTTTGCTTGATAGTAAAATCCATTAGACCACAGATATAGGATTACCATCTTACTATGCATGTAACTTGCACATGCTAATGCATCGCGCAAACATGCATGCCGTGTTCCTCGATTAAACGCCGCAAAAAACAAAACTGACCCTACAAGTTAAAAATAATAACGACGACCTTTCCCCTGGCCTTATTTCAATCAGATCAAGATCAAGACCATAGACACATTGAGACTTGGGCTAGAGATGTCCAGGTCTATTAGTGAGCCCACAAGGAGCCGCTTGTCTGCCTCCACAGACAAAGGTGCCATTATCCTGGACATAGGGAGAATCTACACAAGGTTTGTTACATCATAAGAGAACTTAGTCACTATAGCTACCACAAATCACCCTTTTTCAGGTGTGGTTTCTCTGGAGAGGCTGCCCCGAGACACATCATACGAAGCCAGATCACTATGAGACCTCACAGACAGGTGCGGCAAAGAACGTAGCTATGGTCCAATGTTTTACTGTTTATTTTATTCAGCTTCAAGAAGTGTGGGACCCTAAGTACATCAACAGGGAGGAGCTGTATCTTATTCTGTGCCGATTCATTAGACACGTCTATCTCAAGTGAGTGCAATGACTAGTGTAACTAGACATTATTGTCGTTTGCATAATGTACGTAGTTCATAGATATAGATTAGGTCACAGATTAATGTTAGCTCTATTAGCTATTTTCTGGTGTACCTTTGCCTCATGCATAAACTTGTTTAAAAAAAAACTAGTGAGATCCTCGTTCCTATGCATTCGTGGCACACGCTCCCACACCCACAATGCGCTGAAGAATAGTGACATTTCAATTGAGCTGGCTCTTAGCGAGAGCCACTTCAATTAACagttttgacataattattgcttataTAACCTACATGCCTGCCATCTAACATGTGTACAATTGGGACCTTATTCCAACAATTCCAATTGGCCATATTGTATAGGTATCTCATGGTGAACCCCAGGGAGTACcgagtggtggtggtggaatCGCTCTACTGCCCCGCCCACTTCAGAAACACCCTCGCCAGAGCACTATTCAGCCACATGAATGTGAGCTTCATTGTTAGAAGCATTGTTGAGTTGTCATGCAAGCTCAGaaaaaatatttttatgtTACGTTCCGTTCCTGATTAGGTTTCATGTATATCAGGTATGAATGTTCATTGTGCCTCTCTGTATGTTCAGGTTCCATACGCAGTGTTCATTCCCAGTCACCTGGTCAGCACCTTCACTATAGCGCGATCCACTGCTCTGGTCGTGGACGTGGGGTTCATTGAGACCACCATACTACCGGTCAGTTGCAGGTCTACTCTGTTGCTGAGCGTCGTGGTTATCTTTGAGGGCTCATAACATTGATTGGATTGTCCAAATAGGATCAGTTCTATTGCATACAAAATGATCTTTAGGGTAGACTTTTGAATGGCTTTAGAgcactgtgtgtctgttcttTACATTGGTACAGAGTTGGACCCTAAGATCATCTTTCCTTAAGAATATCTAGCATATAATTGaactcccctccccccctctccTGCCATTGTATCCATCATGTCCGGTGCCCTTGGTACATAGTGGACCCTAAGATCATCTTTCCCTATCCCCACCTATGTGCAGGTGTGTGAGGGTATTCCCCTAGTGGACGCCTGGCAAGCAACCAGCTTCGCCACACAACATCTGCAAGAGTGAGTGGCAAGAAATCAACATATTTATATGGAGCTGTACGATACTAGAGGCTACTATGTAGCGGAGATAACTTTTACAGCTACTCAGTaaatgtttgtacatgtatatacaaacgGAAACACAGTGTACGCGGTTACATCTTTATCATGTGTTGATCTGTTGGTGTAGAGCTGTGCTGAGACTGTTGATGGAGAGAGCCATGATTACTCTGACTGACACTGGGAGCAAGAAACCACTGGCGGCAGTGCAAGGTGGGTGGAGTCTAGGTGTGGCTGGCTTGAGAAATTTATGTCTCTTTTTCTATACAGTTGAAAAACTCTTGAACAAAGAACTCGAAGACATTCTAGGTACGGTCACGTGGAAACTGTGTGGCATGGAATTCTATGCTATtctattaccccccccccccacacacacacacacacacatgcacacacagtgcGGACATGCTTCGTACGCTCCAAGACCACACCTGAAGACAAGGTTCCCCCGGACACTGACTACCCTCTCAACTCACAGTACACACTACACATCGACGGCTATATCAGGTACCGTTTGTGCATTGAAGAGGCATTCAAAGAGAGTACATGATAGTTATTCTGTGGTATGTTTGTGTTTTGAAACTCTGCTCACTACCGTGTTAGGGTTGTGCCatactacagtgtacattgaAAAGTGTGTTTTTGAAAGTGATTTTGTGATCTGTGTACAGTGTTCATTGTTGCTTACCTGTTTAATCTCGTGCAGGGATCATGCAGCTGATGTACTGTTTGAGGATGAGGGGGAGGATAGTCCCATACCTGCCTGCATCCTCAATGCACTCATGAAGGTATctctatagtgtgtgtgtccaaTACACTTCATAATATTGTTTGTGCAATTGTGATTGTAAAACCATCAAAGTTGAAATCTACCTCCAGTAGAATACCTTACTTTGGTGGTCTATGGCAATTCTGACCCACCTTGATATGCATTTACATGACGTAGTGCCTCTGATTCTCTGTAACCCACTAACAGTGCCCTATTGACGCGAGGAGGGAACTGAGTGAGAACATCCTGGTCATGGGGGGATCAGCATCACTGATCGGGTTCAAGTACGTTGAATGATAATTACTGTTGTGTATAGCATGGCTGGCAGCTTGCTTGTTGTGCATGTAGTCTCAGTAGAGTatcattgtatacatgtattagatATTAGAGTGTGCTGATCTTTACTATTCATCTAGAAGTAAGAAGACTTGTATATTGTATGGTAGTATGAATTAAGGCAAATTCCATGTCTGTCCAGTGGTTATTATGGTACGATTATTGTTTAGAGCTACAGTAACTGATTAGAGGTGTACCTTTCCTGTATCTGCTCGAAGGCACTACATTTTCTCCACTCGTACAGTTACCGTTTAAAGCAGGAACTGGAGGCGTTGGTGGGTGACCAGTGCCAGCGCTACCACTCCTCTCTGGGGGCGCTCTCCTTCAAATTCCACGAcccaccctcacaccccaACTGTGTGGCCTGGTGCGGAGGTGAGTATCATAACTCGTAAAAGGAGTTCGCTTTTTCTTAGCAATGTTCTAGATTTTTATCCCGCAACTCTTCCTTTCCATTTGTAGCCTCCATCTTCGGGTCGTCTGAAATAGCCATGATGGAGAGAGCTATCACTAAGGACAAGTTCAAAGAGCTCAAGCAATTACCCGAGTGGATGTCATGTGACCCGGAGCAACAGGAGCAACTCAAGACTGTATCGTTACGTAAAATGTTGCCCTCTGCACCATCAGCTCTTACTAGGAGAATGGCCTCTCAACCTGGGAAGGTGTAACGAGAATTGAATCACCTGAATCTCCTGAATATTTTCTCTACAGTGTATTGCAATCTTATAGTGTAATCAATAGTATACACTCCTGATATTATGTTATCCACATAATAACTATGTACAGTGTaacctagcctccttcacaagagcggcctggaattgaggctaagTGTAACCTTGTTGTAActgaagggggtggggctgagCCTGCACGCTAACGATCTTTACCGAAACAACATGGCCTACGTCTTGGAGTGTCTAGCTCTCTTGGCCCTGTATACAGGCCTGGCAACAAGCAACTGTCCTCTCCACGGCTGCACCCTGGCCTGTTCTTACATATCTGACGTTCAATTTCTCTCACAGAGCCGTGAGCCCAGCCTCTCATGGAGCTGGAAGGGTGAGAATGGTATCGGACCCTCCGGTGCTGGCTGTGTCACCAATGGATTTAGGATAGTGTGTCCTGTGATCAATGATGATGGAACGTAAGTTGCTACGATACATGGTGCATACTTTCTTCAAAGATGTgccctataatttatatattcGGCAATAcaggttttgcagaatctttgcaacctCAACTCTGTTTACGTTTATAATGGAATGCTTtcttccataattataagaaatgCTCAACCCTCGATCGACGCGtgatgttgcaaagattctgcaaaaccctgtgcATCAAATGCATTCGGAATGGCCATAAATAGATATATCTTTAAAAAGTAAAAAAGTGTATGAACTTTATTCCTTGCATGTGCAGTCATGATTGCTGATTGCTCTGATACCTTCAGATCATTTCTGTTTTCCTGGGGCACAGCTGATGTTGATCGAAGGCCATGGAACGTTTCCTTAAAGGGCAATGCTGTGCTACCTACTGTGGATTTTTCTGGAGACTTTATAGGATCTGACGGCCTCGTCCTAGTGGGGTATGGTAGCACTGGTACTCCGTTTGGGGAACCTGTTATCCTCTTCCCTGTGAACGGACAGCTGTTTGATTTGACGCTCGTGGCCTCTAAGGTTGTTCTGCTCTACAAGTGTGGATTCCTTGTGACGTATTTTACAAGTGAGTTCTGAGTACAGAAATGTATGCCTGGCATACCGTAGATTCTAAATATAATGTAACGCTACAATTGTGAGACTAATGTACTCAAAACGGTGACATAGGTGAAGTATCTCATAATTTAGAGGGCCCTTAACATTTTTTACTGATGAGCTATTCCAATATGATAGTGCTATTATAGCGCTAACACattctacccccccccccccacacacccctacccatccacacacactccccacacacccctacccacccacacacactccccacacccccacccacatACACTccccacacccccatacacataaacatcccacacacacatacgcgcCCTCCACAGCTGGGATCCCCGATGCTAGCATATGGCTCAACGACACAGTGGATGGGGAGATGGGCACATTCATCCCTCTCAATAATCCTGCAGCACAGGGGAACAGATTCTACATTCTAACAGCGTTCAGGGCACATTCCAAAACCTCATTACAAACCAGTCTGAAGTTGAGGTTGTTTGCAATCGATATAAACAATTCCACTGTGTTGAGGATTTCCATTGCCTGGCACTATGACTTCACCATAACTAATACGTCCCTACCTTACTTGGAGAGCAGTGAAACAATGTGCACACTTCGACCTCCCCCCGAAGGTGTCAGGGCCAATCAAAATGGAAGGAATTCTCTCGCCCAAGTGGCAGTCTCTGGTGATAATCTAGTGACTGTTTTATTTCGATACAGAGACCCGAAAATCTTCGTTGATCCTAACCTGTATAATCACTCTCGAATGATGATAGTTGAAGATATGGGAAAGATGTTCACTGTAAGATTTAGTGGAGATACACTAAACTCATTTCAAGCCCTTGCTTTTAAAGATGACTCCTCCTACTGGACTGCTTTTTACTACCTTCGAACAAAGCAATCAACACTTCAACAACACATGTTCCCCCGAGGGGAAATGACGGCCGATATAAACATTGCACAGTTACTGGGAGTAGGAAGCAAGCAAGTGAATATTACTAGTGATTTAACATTTCTGAATAGAGATGCAAGCTCTCCTCTCGTGTTTTGCGTGCTCGTGGAGAATGCAGACTCTAAATTATTGGCCGTGGACGTTTCTAATGAGAAGCTACTGTGGACTGTTAACTTAGGCTCTGAACTTTGCACCGGACAAATTAGCTCGGTTGATGGATCTAAGGACTCTTTTCTAGTTGTGACCACCACTTCACAGTTGTTAGTGTACAGTTTAAATTAGTTTTTGTGTATGTGTTCATTCCAAGACGAATTTTCTCTAGATCTACCTGGTTCCGGtatattaaagaaaaatcggcctgttTACTGTGCTGACTCATTAAAAATACTGAAAGTCTCTGCCATCCAAAGAAGTCAGAGAAAGAGAAACTGTTtctctggctagctagctagacacaTGTATACGGGTCAAGATGTCCGAAGAGTGGAAGGCCAAACTTGATTCACCTATACAAAGTGTTCAAAGTAAGTTTGCAGCCTATGGATCTATAAACTACAAGTAGTAGTCACTAGTGTAGATCTACTAGCTATGTGTGTGTCTATGGCTGTGATATAATATCTCTCCACACCTCTTTACACACAGAACAGGTAGGGCACCTTGAGATCAACATAGAGGATATAGCGTCCCTACAGACCGAGCGGTGTGGTGTATGCTACCTCGAGAAGCCGAGCTCATCATTCCACGAGTATACCAGCTGTCAGCATCGATTCTGTGTTGACTGTATACAACGTGCTTACCATGACAACATAACAAGCTCGATGATCAGCATTCAGTGTCTAGAATGCAAGGGGCAGGTACATCCTGAAGAAGTCAAGAGTCTAGTCAACCACGAACTATACGAACGATATCTAAATCTCTCATTACGTAAGTGTCTATCAACCATCCCTGAAGTACGATATTGTCTCTCGCCTGATTGCCCTTATGCGTGTATTTTGGCCAAAGTCAAGTCAAAATCTGTTTCCGAGGAAGACAGACATTTTATTTGTCAGAGAGAAGAATGTAAGAGAGAGTATTGCAATGATTGTAAACTAACATGGCATCCGGACAAGACTTGTGCACAAGCAAGAGCTGAAGCGCCCGAGTCAGAAGCTATACCGGAGGCCATTCTCAAGCAACTAAACGCTAAACCGTGTCCCAGTTGCAAGTCTATGATTGAGAAGATGGAGGACGGTACGTGTAACGAAGTCAAGTGTGTCGTGTGCCACACCTCCTTCTGCTGGCTGTGTTTGAAGCCTGTGTCTGAGATGCACTTCATGAGGTATGTATTTAGACAGTGTACATTTTGTAGACACTTAGCGGATTCAGTTTCAGTTAAACTTTCAGTTAACCAATGTCCTTAGTTCCTGTTTCACATAAATGTTTCCCATAAATGCATCCTTATATAATAAATCAATTCATGTGTACATAAATCAACTGATCTTCAATACATCATTTTTCAAGGTTACGTAGTGACTTTCTTAATTTATAATCACGCAAGCAATCTATCTCCCATAATACCCCCCACCCTTCCAGTCCTACCGGCTGCCCCATGTTCGGCAATCAGAGGTGGAGTCGTAAGAAGCGTTACTGTTGTCGACTGTGGCTATGGATACTCGCTCCGTTTGGTACCCTCATAGTTGCTCTACTACTCATTCCCGTGATCATTTTAGCGCTTCCCATCGTGTTTGCATATTTTGTGAGTCAGGGGGGTAGATGTAGGTTACATATTTGGTAAGTCAGGGGGGGTAGATGTAGGTTGCATATTCAGTAAGTCAGGGGGTAGGTTGCATATTTGGTCAGTCAGGGGAGTGGATGTAGTACTAGCTTCCCCAGGCCTTGATTCGAGGTTTAGCTTTAGTGAGGGAGAAAGAGGAAAGAGTGAGGTATAGTGGGGAAGAAAAGGAAGAGTCGAGAATTTATTCACATTTGGGACTTGCTTTTATCAACCTACTATTGGAGCTATTTTACCATCTTCCAGTTGTCTATAACAGTTTTTGGAGCTGTAAATACAAGCTTCACTAAAAGACagttgtgtacatgcagtgcagcTCTATTGTCTTTAATATGGCTATGTCTCTCCATCCCTACAGGTGTATGATTCCAAGTGCGCCCGCAATCGCTCAAAACCCTGTCGAGTCATCGTGGTGATTATCTTCACAATCATATCCATCCTCCTCTCTCCACTCATAGCCATACTCTGTTCTCTGCTGGTCATACCTATACTCATATTTTATGCCTATTGCTTTGTACCAGTTCACATCTGTGTGCAGAGCACGTGAGCCTTTTTGAACACATAATGTTTTACAGTAATTATACCTCAGTAGCTAGAATTCATTATTTATTTCATGAATTTAgtgcgtataattattctgcgTGCGTGTGACTGTTTTTTGAACACACAAATTGTTATTTATGTGAACATAAttttaattaatacagtagctACCGGTGTATACTTATAGGGAAGCAGAAAAGCTTTCAGTCTCTTCAtcgttctattaaagaaaaattggagagctagcctcgatttcaggccgcaaGGAAGAGAGAAACATGCTCCAAAGAtaacagtatataattatctaccAACTGCTATACTGAATTGAGAGAGGGATAAAGACTCCTGACTACCTGGTTCTTGAAAGTTAGCGGTATATGACATCTGAACAACGTGTGTGAGTGCAATGAGCTCTGTGCAAGTGGCAGTCAGAGCCAGGCCTCTCTCCCAAAGGTGAGGGATGAGCTGCCAGCTACTAACTGCATGGAGACACACActgcacccacacacaatatATAATGCAGTCtcactgtacagtacacagatCTACTGTATACTctctacgtacgtacacacatgtagtCTCATGACGTCAAGATAAGAATGTGCATTGTAAAATGTATCCTTCTGATCGAGCTGGTACACATGGTTTTGTGCACAGCATTCATGTCTGTATAAACTGAAGTTTTGCATCCATCTAATTATGATGCTATGATgtagtgagtgtgtggatAGTTCACTGCTAGAAAACTGAACGTGTTGACACCGATCTCACACCTCTACCACCTTGTATAGATTGATTATCAGATACTCTCCTAACTATAAATGTGATAGCTATGTACACATTGTACCTATTCCCAGCACTTTGAGACTCTGTTAGCACTTTTTGCATTGCAGCACCACACAGATAATTTCGCACGAGGCATGGCTGCATTGTTTGTGTGTCTAGCTGTTTGGTTATCAAAGATCCAGGCAGGGCAGAGAGTCAGAGACCCAATAGTACAGTGTGCctattattgcatgtacagtatgtagtTAACATCTCTCAATAGTTGCATTACATCCCGACCTCTCCCTTCACACCTATAGAGAGCTGGACAGTGGCACTCCATTCTCTACTGAGATGAGGGGACACTCCACCATTCTCTACAAGGTCAGcatatgcaataattattgctatgtAGCACTCTTGCATTATGTATAGTACAAGCATCCATTATTTATTATGCTGCATGGTGCAACATGCTATATGCAACAGTGACTGAAACTTGGCCGGCTTTTCTGCACCACTAGGGCATACACTCCTGGGTTT is a genomic window of Halichondria panicea chromosome 15, odHalPani1.1, whole genome shotgun sequence containing:
- the LOC135348591 gene encoding calcium-activated potassium channel slowpoke-like — protein: MLVNRTIVCDEIGRVLSGYELWWVYIVASVLLYAVGFGLSSSVYGLYYFTKYKRPSHGQQKSKRLKEFNSYFKLLISGDTIPSKILITSTLACNIIFLILTVYRAYVPHLVEYCFELSESPEKIIELLVVLELIGFAVIRLFATNNIAGYWLDIYTITDILTLPHIFVSVTLGVDWLGLRSARFFWLTQLITVFRFIPRIRSQDNIDILSIGVYFFVLLLFGTGIFHLLEYSNDPWEPHDAKNATAFLSYAYFIIVTITTVGYGDITPKTAFGQVFMVVYIVIGLAFFAALLPIMSDVASSIKAKNLYAKFDKKKASRHVIVCGHITAFTAQAFLKDFLHPDRGDSNTHVLFLHPTWPKTDLKNVLRSYYTRVQYIAGSVLNSKHLQKSKLFSSSAVFILADKYTNNPLEEDNGNLLRLVSIKNTTTEIPVIIQLLLGSSKKQVKNIEGWNPGSDIAVCLNELKLGLLAQSCLCPGFSTLIANLFYTSDFPALTSFEGLNAWKEDYIEGASNEIYTTHFSPSFEGKNFQETAHICYNKLKLILLAFESPNGKLRKFHVNPSDVSIVVKSGLHGTRGYFIGQDIRQVAVVNSYCEVCNGDMTNCMHNVIAANPKLCSGYEPLKEVASLPRKYPLNRHKSYMVVSFTPSTDDNFEELDDQFSTYIHEPKKLQDSLLQSDFDIIEKDPESMPNLENHIVLCVFADDKSPLLGLHNFLFPLRNKNIPRQSMKSVVIVSQRPFLKREWPLIRSFPEVYVVEGCPLRIQNLQAASIDSCSVCIITTTLSADSDEPAINDKEVVLCSLSIQKYLKRNATRQVQIIADLRQESNVQFLDFGDEDEPDERIYKAQPFACGEAFSVSMMDSVTSSAFHSPGTLYLVEDLIQCTGTKATCQIVGVPLNSEEYDGKTFQDLYNLQLDKNNLVLGLYRKLPGTQEVYVNSGASISSSEESQGKHYVITSPNRESLLNSSDIAFVLVNKTIHVELS
- the LOC135348871 gene encoding actin-related protein 10-like produces the protein MSRSISEPTRSRLSASTDKGAIILDIGRIYTRCGFSGEAAPRHIIRSQITMRPHRQLQEVWDPKYINREELYLILCRFIRHVYLKYLMVNPREYRVVVVESLYCPAHFRNTLARALFSHMNVPYAVFIPSHLVSTFTIARSTALVVDVGFIETTILPVCEGIPLVDAWQATSFATQHLQEAVLRLLMERAMITLTDTGSKKPLAAVQVEKLLNKELEDILVRTCFVRSKTTPEDKVPPDTDYPLNSQYTLHIDGYIRDHAADVLFEDEGEDSPIPACILNALMKCPIDARRELSENILVMGGSASLIGFNYRLKQELEALVGDQCQRYHSSLGALSFKFHDPPSHPNCVAWCGASIFGSSEIAMMERAITKDKFKELKQLPEWMSCDPEQQEQLKTVSLRKMLPSAPSALTRRMASQPGKV
- the LOC135348857 gene encoding uncharacterized protein LOC135348857, which produces MAYVLECLALLALYTGLATSNCPLHGCTLACSYISDVQFLSQSREPSLSWSWKGENGIGPSGAGCVTNGFRIVCPVINDDGTSFLFSWGTADVDRRPWNVSLKGNAVLPTVDFSGDFIGSDGLVLVGYGSTGTPFGEPVILFPVNGQLFDLTLVASKVVLLYKCGFLVTYFTTGIPDASIWLNDTVDGEMGTFIPLNNPAAQGNRFYILTAFRAHSKTSLQTSLKLRLFAIDINNSTVLRISIAWHYDFTITNTSLPYLESSETMCTLRPPPEGVRANQNGRNSLAQVAVSGDNLVTVLFRYRDPKIFVDPNLYNHSRMMIVEDMGKMFTVRFSGDTLNSFQALAFKDDSSYWTAFYYLRTKQSTLQQHMFPRGEMTADINIAQLLGVGSKQVNITSDLTFLNRDASSPLVFCVLVENADSKLLAVDVSNEKLLWTVNLGSELCTGQISSVDGSKDSFLVVTTTSQLLVYSLN
- the LOC135348889 gene encoding E3 ubiquitin-protein ligase RNF19A-like, with amino-acid sequence MSEEWKAKLDSPIQSVQKQVGHLEINIEDIASLQTERCGVCYLEKPSSSFHEYTSCQHRFCVDCIQRAYHDNITSSMISIQCLECKGQVHPEEVKSLVNHELYERYLNLSLRKCLSTIPEVRYCLSPDCPYACILAKVKSKSVSEEDRHFICQREECKREYCNDCKLTWHPDKTCAQARAEAPESEAIPEAILKQLNAKPCPSCKSMIEKMEDGTCNEVKCVVCHTSFCWLCLKPVSEMHFMSPTGCPMFGNQRWSRKKRYCCRLWLWILAPFGTLIVALLLIPVIILALPIVFAYFVYDSKCARNRSKPCRVIVVIIFTIISILLSPLIAILCSLLVIPILIFYAYCFVPVHICVQST